CTGGACCGCCCGGTCCATGTTCATGAAGACGACCCCTTTCTTCTCCCACTGTTCTTTCATGTTCTGGTAGACCACCTCGGACTCGTACTGGGCGCCAACGCCCGAGAGGGCCTCCTTCTCGGCCTCGGGGATCCCGAGTTTGTCGAAGGTGTCCCGGATCTCGTCGGGGAGATCCTCCCACGTCTCGGCCTCGCCGCGGGTCTCTACGTCCGGCCGGATGTAGGGGATGATCTTCTGGATGTCGAGTTCGGAGAGGTCGGGCTGGCCCGGCCAATCCGTCGGCATCGGCATGTTCTTGTAGTGCTCGAGGGCCTTCAGGCGACGCTCGAGCATCCACTCCGGTTCGTCCTTGTCCTCGGAGATGACCCGAACGGTCTCCTCGTTCAGGCCCATCTCGGACTCGAAGGCCGAGGACTGCTCCTTTTTGAACTCGAAGCGCTTCTCCGTGTCCGCGTCTTCGAGATCGGAATCTGAACTCATCTGGGAATCACCATTCAGGCCGCCTCGTAGACTTGGTCACGGACCCAGTCATAGCCCTCTGCCTCCAGGTCCTTTGCGAGGTCCGCATCGCCCTCCATCACGATTTCCCCGTCGAGCATGATGTGGACGCGGTCGGGTTCGACGTAATCCAGAATCCGCTGGTAGTGGGTGATCTGGAGCACGCCCGTGCCCTGTTCGTCACGGAGCGCGTTGATGCCATCCGAGACGTCCTGGAGACGGTCGATGTCCAGCCCGGAGTCGATCTCGTCCAGGACCGCCACGACCGGTTCGAGGATCGCCGCCTGGAGAACCTCGTTTTGCTTTTTCTCCCCGCCGGAGAAGCCGACGTTGAGATACCGTCGGGCGAAGGAGGCGTCCATGTCGAGCAGATCCATCTTCTCCTCCAGAAGGTCATGGAAGTCCGCGACGCTGACAGGCCCCTCGTCCTCGGGACCGTCTCGCGGGCTCGATTCGAACCCGTCCTCCTCGTCGGTTTCTTCCGCGCCGAAGAGCAGTTCCTCCCGCTCCTCGAGTTTCGCGTTGAGCGCGGTCCGGAGGAAGTTCGAGAGAGTGACGCCCTCGATCTCGACCGGGTACTGGAAGCCCAGGTAGATGCCCAATGCCGCCCTTTCGTGGGGTTCCAGATCGAGCAGGCTCCAGGTTCGCTTGTCCTCTGGAATCTCCACGTCATCGAAGTCATCGTCCTCGAGATGGAGCCGGATGTCACCTTCAGTTACCGTATACGCCGGGTGGCCGGCGATGACTTTCGCGGTCGTCGACTTCCCGCTCCCGTTCGGGCCCATGAGCGCGTGGATCTCGTTCGACGAGACCTCGAGATCGACGCCCGAGAGGATCTCTTCGTCCTCGTCTGTCACAGTTGCGTGAACGTTGTCGAGTTCGAGTGTCGCCATTGATTAGGTCATCCTAAACCAGGTCCGAGAAACGTTTAATGCTTGCGCATCCGGCGGCCAACCGGCGTTTCGCGCCGATCGAGCCCAACCCTCATGCCCCTCAAACCGGTAGGACGAGCCGATGAGCGAGTCAACTCACCTCGACGGACAAACGGCGATCATCACCGGTGCCAGTGCAGGTATCGGAGCCGAAAGCGCGACCCAGCTGGCCGCGGCCGGGGCCGACGTGGTCCTCGCTGCGAGACGCGAGGACCGCCTCGAAAAGGTTGCAGCCAACATTCGGTCGGACGGCGGGACCGCGATGGTCGCTCCGACGGACGTAACAGACGAGCAGGCAGTCGAGGCACTGGTCGAGACCACCATCGAGGAGTTCGGTAGCGTCGACATAGTGGTGAACAACGCGGGTGTAGGTCGTGGGGACAGCGTCGCCGAGATGGAGACAGAAGCCTATCGCCAGATGATGGACGTCAACGTCGATGGCGTCTTCTTCCTCACGCGAGCGGCCCTCCCACACCTCATCGAGAACGAGGGGAATCTCATCTATATCGGCAGTTTCGCCGGGCAGTTCCCACGACCGTCCAATCCCGTCTACGCCGCCACGAAGTGGTGGGTACGCGGGTTCGCGAAGAGTGTGATGGCCCAGGTGGGCGAGGAGGGCCTCGCCGTGTCGATCATCAACCCCTCCGAGGTCCGGACCGAATTCGGGAGCGAGGACGGGCAGTCATTCAAGGAGCGCTTCGAGCCGGGGTCGGTGAGCGAGCCCGTCGAGGTGGCCGAGGCCGTCTGCTACGCGGCGGGCCAGGACCATTCGACCGCCGCCGAGATCGACCTGTTCCGGCGGGACAAGTTCGCGGCCTTCGAGAAAAAGCACTAAGCTGGCAAACGTTTTTCCGACAGTTTGGCGACCGTTATCCCATGGACGCCGTCGCGATAGACCACGTCAACCTGCGAATTCCAGCCGCGGGGCGGGACCGCGCCGTCGAGTTCTACGGGGAGAAGCTAGGCTTCGAAATCGAACTCGAGGACGCCTTCGACGCGGGGGAGCGACCGTTTTTCGCGGTCCGATTGACTCCACAGTCAGTGCTTCACCTCTGGCCCGACCCCGAGTTCGAGCCACCGCAGAAACAGAACTTTGACCACGTGGCCATCCATCTCGACGCCTCGATCGAAGCGATCCGCAACGATCTGGATGCGGCCGCCGTCGAAGTCCTCGACGATCGGGAGGTATTCGGTGCCATGGGAACGGCCCGCTCGGTGTACGTTCAGGACCCGTTCGGCTATCTCGTGGAGCTCAAAGCCCGACATAGCTCCGTTTCGGATGGATAGGTGGGATGGGAACCCTTTTGCGTGGAAGGGATAGACACACCATCAATGACCACGGCCGAGCGCGATCCTGAATTCTTTCGGGATCTGTTAGATTCCGTGGTCCAGCTGTCGCCCGACCTCATCTACTTCAAAAACGCCGATCACGAACTCGTTTACGTCGGGCAGACCTACGCCGATCTCTTCGGAACGAGCCGGGAGGCGCTGGTGGGCAAGACCGCCCGAGACCTCTGGCCGGAAGCGGAAGCCGAGTCAGTGCTCGCTGACGAGCGGCGGGTCCTCGATGGCGATCCGGTAATCGATCGCGAGCGGCAGGTCACCCACCCCGACGGGACGGAACACTGGTACTCGATCCACAAGCTCCCGCGATACGACCAGGGACGTGTCGTCGGGTTCGTCGCTATCGACCGTGAGATCACGGCTCGCAAACGCCGCGAGCGGGAGTGGCGACGGATGAAACGGGCGGTCGACTCCTCCGGCCACGCGATCTACATCACCGATCCGGCGGCCACTATCGAGTACGTCAACCCGGCCTTCGAGCAGATCACCGGCTTCTCGGCCGAATTCGCGGTCGGTTCCACGCCCCGGATTCTGCGCTCCGGGGAAATGGAAACCGCCTACTACGAGCGGATGTGGGAGACGATCCTCGATGGCGAGGTCTGGGAAGAGACGGTGGTGAACAAACGCCAAAGCGGCGAGCAGTATCATGCCCACCAGACGATCGCGCCGATCAGCACTGACGGCGAGATCGAGGCGTTCGTCGCCATCCAGACGGACATCACGGATCGAGTAAAGCTCGAAGAGCGGCTCTCCGTGCTCAATCGAATTCTTCGTCACGATATCCGCTCCGCGGTGAGTGTCATTCGTGGGAACGCTGACCTGGCGATGGAAAGCACCCGGAAATCCGACACGGCCCTCGAGACGATCCGTTCGGAGGCCGAACGCCTCCACCGACTCGGGGAGAACGCTCGCTACGTCGAGCGGGTCCTCTCAGATAGGCACCGGCCGACCGAGACGGTCCATCTACAGGAACTCATTCCGGCCCGGGCAATGCGGTGTCGTGAGGAGTACCCCCACACTTCGATCTCCTATGACGTACCCGACACGGCTGTCGTCTCGGCCTCGAGTGACATTCGCGAGGCACTGAGCGAACTCTGCTCGAACGCCATCTTGCACTCCGATCGCGAGGAGCCAACAGTCGAGATAACCGTCGACGAAGGGGCGGACTGGGTCGCCATCCAGGTCGCCGACGACGGCCCCGGGATCCCCGCGGACGAAGTCGCACCGCTCGAACGGGGCGGCGAGTCGGCCCTCGAACATACGAGCGGACTCGGGCTCTGGGTCGTCTACTGGATCGTTCAGGAGTCCGGTGGCGATGTTCGTTTCGAAGGAAACGACCCGCGGGGCACGGTCGTCACGCTCAGGCTTCCGGCCGCAGATACCCGGGGCTGATCACATGTACTGCCCGAGGCCGGTCTGGGTCTGACCGTCTCGAACCTCCTCCCAGGAGATATCCAGTGCTTCGAGGACCCGCGCGATCGGTCCTTTCAGGGTCTTTTCGAGCATCTTGTCCCAGTCCACGCTGAACTCCTCGGGTAACTGATCGGCGTACTCATAGCAGATCACGTCCGGATCGCGCTTGAACTCGAGGTAGAGGTCCATCTCCGCGATTTCGGGCTCCTCGGCCTCGATTCGCTGCCAGAAGGCGGGGTGGACTTTCTTCAGATATACGCGCTTGGGTTTGCTCCCCCGTGTGAAGTTCGTTCCCAGCAGGAGGTTCGCGTACTTCGCCCCGCGAACGTGGGCCGTGTCAGTCTCGTAGTCGGTCAGGCGTTTGCCGATCCCGCCCGGGATCCCGACCTGGTCCAGATCGACCTGTCCATCCTGGAAGGACTCGATGACGTCGTGAACGTACTCCTTGGTGCCCTCGATATCCCCCTCCGTGACGATACGTTCGATCACGGTCTTCTGGACGTCCTTCGTGATCGGGGCGATGTCCGAGCGTTTGTACTCGAAGCCCGTGATGTCGATGTCATCGACTTCCTTGCCCTCCTTCCAGACGATGTGGCCGGCGTAGCGTTTCTTCTTGCCCGCCTGGAAGAAGCGACGATAGAGCTTCTCGAACTCGATCTGGAAGCGGTGTTCGTCGGCGTCGAGTTCCCGCTTTGCGAACTCGTCGTAGGATTGGTTGATGTAAGCCTCGAGTTCTTTGGACCGGTCGATGGCTTCCTCGACGGAGACGCCCTCCCCGAGTTCCAACATTACACTGTCCGTGTCGCCGTAGATGACCTCCAGGCCCTGCTCGTTGGCGGCCTGTTCGGTGAACTCGATGACCGACCGACCGGTGGCGGTTACGGCGGCCCCCATCTCCTTGTCGTACAGGCGGAACCGCTCCCAGCCGAGCACCCCGTACAGGGAGTTCATGATGACCTTCACCGCGGCCTGCTGCTGATCGTAGAGCCGGTAATTCTCGCTGTCCGGATCGTGCTCGTTCCGCCGGGCCTTCTTCTCCTCCCGCTCGCTGAGCAGTTCCGTCACCATCTCGCGGATGATCCCGTCCGGTTCGGTCCGAAAGTGCGTGCCGTTCGGGGCCCGGTAGGTCGAGCCCTCGTACTGGTCGGGATCGACTTTCGTCTCCGGCGACGCGTTGATGGTCACCATACACATCGGGTACAGACTCTTCAGGTCGAGGACCGTCACCATCTCCCGGACGCCCGTGATCGGATCGAAGACGGCCCCACCTTCGTAATCTTCGCTCTCCTGGGTCCCCTTCGAGGGCACCGCGAACTCCCCGAACACCTTGTGGAGCACGTACATGTCCACGGCGTCCCCCGGGGTCGTGGCGTCCTCCAGTTTGCACCCGACGAACTCCGCGACCTCCTCCCAGAAGTCGATGATGTTCTGTCGCCGGTCGATCTCGACACAGAGTTCGACGTCCCGGAGGTTGTACTCGAGCAAGCGCTCGGGGTCCTGTTCCCAGAGGTCCCCGATGTCCCCGGAGTATCGCTCTTTCCCGACACCGACTTCCTCGGCGGCCACCGCCTCCAGGCGGTAGGAGTCCAGTTCGGAAAACTGGGTGCGCTGATAGCCATACAGGAGGTCGAAGACGACCCGACCCTTGATGCTGGGCCCCTGCCAGTCGCTGCGCCAGACCTCGCCCACCCTGGAGAGACGGTCAGAGTCCAGACCCAACACGTCGAGTCGATCCAGGAGATAGGGGGCGTCGAAGTCCGCGAAGTTCCACCCGGTCAGTACGTCCGGGTCCGTCTCGTCGATATAGTCCAGAAACGCCGTGAGCATGGCCGCCTCGTCCTCGAAGGCCCGAACCTCGATCGAGGGGTCCTCCTGGAGCGGGTCGTGATTGGAAAGCGTGTCGGGGGTCTCGCCCGTTCCCTTAGGGGCCTCGTAGAGCCAGGCGATATACTCGTCGCGATACGAGTCGTGACTGGAGATGCTGATGATCGGTTCCTCCCCGTCCTCGGGGAATCCGGACCGGTCGTCGACCTCGATGTCGAACGTGTTCACCCGGAGGTCCGGACTCATGTCGATCGGGTCGACCTCGGTCGCGTGCGCGTAGATGGCCCCGTCCTCGCCCCGCCGCAGCGGAACCGTGATGCCACTCGTGATGTCCCGATCGACCAGGAAGCGATTCGGGAAGAGGATGTCCGCCTCGTAGTGGTCGAACTCGTCCCGGATGGTTCCCACATCCCGTGGAGTCTTCGCGTAGATCCGGGTCAGGTTCTCGCCACGGA
This region of Halodesulfurarchaeum sp. HSR-GB genomic DNA includes:
- a CDS encoding ABC transporter ATP-binding protein, which translates into the protein MATLELDNVHATVTDEDEEILSGVDLEVSSNEIHALMGPNGSGKSTTAKVIAGHPAYTVTEGDIRLHLEDDDFDDVEIPEDKRTWSLLDLEPHERAALGIYLGFQYPVEIEGVTLSNFLRTALNAKLEEREELLFGAEETDEEDGFESSPRDGPEDEGPVSVADFHDLLEEKMDLLDMDASFARRYLNVGFSGGEKKQNEVLQAAILEPVVAVLDEIDSGLDIDRLQDVSDGINALRDEQGTGVLQITHYQRILDYVEPDRVHIMLDGEIVMEGDADLAKDLEAEGYDWVRDQVYEAA
- a CDS encoding SDR family oxidoreductase, which translates into the protein MSESTHLDGQTAIITGASAGIGAESATQLAAAGADVVLAARREDRLEKVAANIRSDGGTAMVAPTDVTDEQAVEALVETTIEEFGSVDIVVNNAGVGRGDSVAEMETEAYRQMMDVNVDGVFFLTRAALPHLIENEGNLIYIGSFAGQFPRPSNPVYAATKWWVRGFAKSVMAQVGEEGLAVSIINPSEVRTEFGSEDGQSFKERFEPGSVSEPVEVAEAVCYAAGQDHSTAAEIDLFRRDKFAAFEKKH
- a CDS encoding VOC family protein, with product MDAVAIDHVNLRIPAAGRDRAVEFYGEKLGFEIELEDAFDAGERPFFAVRLTPQSVLHLWPDPEFEPPQKQNFDHVAIHLDASIEAIRNDLDAAAVEVLDDREVFGAMGTARSVYVQDPFGYLVELKARHSSVSDG
- a CDS encoding DNA-directed DNA polymerase → MQNADLSNFGGDPGGAVDSRVAEAEAVAGDADPVVSEILSAEADALPDVEETIDLAVTQVDYTVEGSGEHERPVIHVFGRTADNDLEHVRVHGFRPYFYAPTATLADGDLARDVITGHEEGFESIRGENLTRIYAKTPRDVGTIRDEFDHYEADILFPNRFLVDRDITSGITVPLRRGEDGAIYAHATEVDPIDMSPDLRVNTFDIEVDDRSGFPEDGEEPIISISSHDSYRDEYIAWLYEAPKGTGETPDTLSNHDPLQEDPSIEVRAFEDEAAMLTAFLDYIDETDPDVLTGWNFADFDAPYLLDRLDVLGLDSDRLSRVGEVWRSDWQGPSIKGRVVFDLLYGYQRTQFSELDSYRLEAVAAEEVGVGKERYSGDIGDLWEQDPERLLEYNLRDVELCVEIDRRQNIIDFWEEVAEFVGCKLEDATTPGDAVDMYVLHKVFGEFAVPSKGTQESEDYEGGAVFDPITGVREMVTVLDLKSLYPMCMVTINASPETKVDPDQYEGSTYRAPNGTHFRTEPDGIIREMVTELLSEREEKKARRNEHDPDSENYRLYDQQQAAVKVIMNSLYGVLGWERFRLYDKEMGAAVTATGRSVIEFTEQAANEQGLEVIYGDTDSVMLELGEGVSVEEAIDRSKELEAYINQSYDEFAKRELDADEHRFQIEFEKLYRRFFQAGKKKRYAGHIVWKEGKEVDDIDITGFEYKRSDIAPITKDVQKTVIERIVTEGDIEGTKEYVHDVIESFQDGQVDLDQVGIPGGIGKRLTDYETDTAHVRGAKYANLLLGTNFTRGSKPKRVYLKKVHPAFWQRIEAEEPEIAEMDLYLEFKRDPDVICYEYADQLPEEFSVDWDKMLEKTLKGPIARVLEALDISWEEVRDGQTQTGLGQYM
- a CDS encoding PAS domain S-box protein, yielding MTTAERDPEFFRDLLDSVVQLSPDLIYFKNADHELVYVGQTYADLFGTSREALVGKTARDLWPEAEAESVLADERRVLDGDPVIDRERQVTHPDGTEHWYSIHKLPRYDQGRVVGFVAIDREITARKRREREWRRMKRAVDSSGHAIYITDPAATIEYVNPAFEQITGFSAEFAVGSTPRILRSGEMETAYYERMWETILDGEVWEETVVNKRQSGEQYHAHQTIAPISTDGEIEAFVAIQTDITDRVKLEERLSVLNRILRHDIRSAVSVIRGNADLAMESTRKSDTALETIRSEAERLHRLGENARYVERVLSDRHRPTETVHLQELIPARAMRCREEYPHTSISYDVPDTAVVSASSDIREALSELCSNAILHSDREEPTVEITVDEGADWVAIQVADDGPGIPADEVAPLERGGESALEHTSGLGLWVVYWIVQESGGDVRFEGNDPRGTVVTLRLPAADTRG